A DNA window from Candidatus Vicinibacter affinis contains the following coding sequences:
- a CDS encoding T9SS type A sorting domain-containing protein, producing MKYIYLIICILCLDELFAQNQRFSVKPNPNIISFIPDMTDHKAHGVIKNMTSGTINVLWIREILELPVDWSTFVCDGNLCYSPDLGKCPEKYPNVIKTNDSTVLDVYIRDNGSEGAAHIVMWVFEKEDTSKKLKVDYLFNKIVSNNEVKNIEIKVYPNPAYNDFFVDYNQGLTRIDLYSILGKRVISFEALQRKSYDISPLMDGLYLIKLIGPNEQLLRTIRIQKGSYRP from the coding sequence ATGAAATATATTTACTTGATTATCTGCATTTTGTGTTTGGACGAACTTTTTGCCCAAAATCAAAGATTTAGTGTGAAGCCTAATCCAAATATCATTTCTTTCATCCCGGATATGACTGATCACAAAGCCCATGGAGTGATAAAAAACATGACAAGTGGCACCATAAACGTTTTATGGATTCGCGAAATTCTTGAATTGCCTGTTGACTGGAGTACATTTGTTTGTGATGGAAATCTGTGTTACAGTCCTGATCTCGGTAAATGCCCGGAAAAATATCCAAATGTAATTAAAACAAATGATTCAACTGTCTTAGATGTATATATTAGGGATAATGGTAGTGAAGGAGCAGCACATATTGTAATGTGGGTCTTTGAAAAAGAAGACACATCCAAGAAGCTAAAAGTCGATTACCTGTTTAATAAAATCGTTTCCAATAACGAGGTAAAGAATATTGAAATAAAAGTGTATCCAAATCCTGCTTATAATGATTTCTTTGTTGATTATAACCAGGGACTTACCAGAATAGATTTATATTCCATATTGGGTAAGAGAGTAATTTCGTTTGAAGCGCTGCAAAGAAAAAGTTATGATATTAGCCCTTTAATGGATGGACTTTACTTAATAAAACTCATTGGCCCCAATGAGCAATTGCTTCGGACTA